From the genome of Anaerobaca lacustris:
GTAATAGTAGTAGAATAGATAGTATCTATCTTCTTACTCCAAGAGTTCCAGTGGAAAACTACTCCCACTGACAGCACTCAGTCGGCCCGCTCTTTTGGGGCGGCCCGGCCAGGAGCGGGTATGCTCCGGAGGCGTAAAGATGGTGCAGAGGCGAGAGGAATTCCAAGGTGTTGCCCGGTTGGCGACGCTGACATTGCCCGACCGACAGTACTTCATCGACCTGAGGCTGGGGCAGTTCCGTGACACACAGAACGCGGCGTGTTTTGTTGCGTTCGACTCGCAGGAAGGACAGCAGTTGTGCCGCCTGGCCAACGTCGTTTCCTGTCGGTCCTGTCGTACGCACGTGATCGTATCGCGTTGGCTGCGGGAGGCGGTGGTGCGATGCATGCGCTGTGGTCTTGTGGTCGAATGAGCCGCAGGGCACGCAGACCCTTTATCGTAAACCTTTCCCCGCCTTTGGCGGGTCGGCCTATGGGCCTAAAGGTTTATCGAAGGGTCCGCTCTCGCCCAAGGACTGGGCTCATCGCCACAAGAGCGACCGGGGCCCGGAGGAACCAACATGAAAGACAACACAACATGGATTGAAGACGGCATCGAAGTCGCGGAGTCGTCCGTACTGACGCGTGAAAAGCCGGACCGATACGGCACGGTGCCTGGACTGGATATCGAGGAGCTGGCCGACCCGCAGGAACTGGAACTCCAGGTCTTCCGAGAGCAGTATGGACCGATTCTGGCTTTGCCAAGGCCGCGAGGTCAGGACAGGTTTTTCCCGGAGATTGATCCGACCGATGGGACGGTCTGCGGGGCGTTCGGGACGATCGATTTCGCGAGGATCAGTGTACCGTTCGACAAGGCCAGGTACAAGGCCGACAAGCTCCGAGAGAAGCTCAAGGACGCGACGATCATGCTCAGTATCGTGATGGAGCGGGTGCCGAACAGGGCGAAGTATCTGGTCCTGAAGTATCTGCGAATGGGCTTTCTGGACGTGGATGACATCGTCAGCGAGGACATGCGGGCGATTGCCAAGTGGTATCTGCGGGTCCGGGCGATCCGGCAGGAGATCGGCGAGCTTGTGGAGGCCGGCAAGCAGCGGGAGCGACAGAAGCTCCTGTCTTTGCCTTGAGCCGCCAAGGCGGCTGAGTCGCCCTGGTCGGTCCAGGGCTCCCGGGCCCTTCGGGCCCGATGACATGGCTTCGCCATGTGGGCGGCATTCCCTTCGGTCAGCCGCCCGCCGGTGGGAGTAGGCGGGCCGGATCTTTGCGGTGGAGGATCGTACGACGCTCGTTCGACAGGGCGTAACGAGAAACAGGCGGTGAGGGAGGAAAGTCGGTGCGCGGTAGATGGTGAGAAGGGCCGGGGTTCTGAGCGTAAGTCGCGGTCATGCGTGGGGGCTGTTGGAATGTAGGAGGGAGCGGATCGGATGGGCGATTGGATGGTGGGGCAGTGCTCGGGATGAAGGGACGGTGGGTACACGGTAACGGTCGGACGTTGATGGGGGGGCAGGAGGGATGAAAGGGTCCGTTGTGGTGGATTGTCAGACAGGGGGTACGGCAGGGGGGGTATGACGTTTTGTTGCGGTCAGGCGAGGGAGAAGAGGACTGGTGGAGCGGTTCTGTTGCGGTTCGAGGGTGGGGGGCCTGGGTGGATGACTGTTATGAATGGATGGTGCTGGTGACGGTAAGGCTGAAGAAGACGGCGTGGAGAATGGTTGATGATGTGCAGAGGGTACAAAGGTATGTCGAGATGAGCAGGGGAGGGCAGAGAAGGTCGATCGGTAATGGTGGTGTCGGTGTTGGTCAGGACTGGATGGTTCGTAGGGGGCGGTTCACGGGGGCAGGTTCAGGAGGACAGGTTGGGGGGGCTGAGGTGGCTTGATGGCAACGCTGGAAGGCCACAGAAAGATAAGGAAAGAGTGTCGCTATTGCGGGAATGGATCATTCCCGGAGGCCTTTGGGGGCCTCCGGGGGGAGAGAGTCTCACAAGTGGTTGTTTTGCAGGGGGCTACGTGGGGATCGGGATCTGGGAGTAGGGGGTTATGCGAGCCCGAGTCCGAGCCTCAGAGCGGCCCATCCTGGGCCGGACCCAGGCATTCGTCACATGTCTCAGCCAGCCAGAGGCAGTAGTCCCGTTCGGCCAGGATGGCCTCCTTGTCGTCCGGTCGGGCGCCGATCATCTCGCTGGCCAGCCGACCCACCCGATGGATCGAGCGGTCCTCAATGGCCGCTATGATTCGGTCTTTCACATCGTTCATTCGTTCTTCACCTCCGGTGCCAGGTGGTGACACGGGGTTAATAAACCTTTCGCTTTGTCGTCCCGGTCGCGGGCCCTGGATGTACCCACCGTCGAGTAGCAATCTTCACCGAAAGGTTTTTATACTGGCCCGCATTTACCACTGTCAGGAAGCAATGTCCAAGGTGATATCCATGAATCCGTACGTCCCCATCCCGCCGTCCTGGGCGGAACTCTACCTGCCATACCAATACGCCTCCCGGCGTTATCAGCTGCACCGATATTCCGCCCCTGGCGGGCCTTCGCCACCCACGGCAAGCCCCAACACGACAGGACCATATTCCACAGCAGGGCGCAACGGGTCTCTGGACAAGGGCCCGCAGACGGTAGAGCAGCTGATTGCGCAGGGATACTTCTCGGCCCCGCCGTCGTCGTCCGAGACGGCCATTCTCGAAGACAAGATGCACTCGGCCTGGCTGTTGCTGGAGGACACGATCCACCAGGTTCGCCAGAGGATCGACATGTACAGCCGCAACATGTATGAGCTGAAGCTGGCCCAATGTGCGGCCCAGAACGATCTGTTCGCCTTCGAGGCCCGGTACGGCTGGCCCGCGCCGACCGAGCAGCACTATGTCCTCGGCAAGCGGCTCCAAAGGCTCTACAGCGAACAGCGATCCGAACGCCTGGCACTCTGGCAGGATGTCAGCAAGCTGCGACAGACCGTGCCTGAATCCGTGCAGCATTACCTTTCAACATTCAGGAAGATGGAGATCCTCAACGACTCCCCGGGTGATGGCTCGTGATGACCCGCGTTCAAGACCTCTGTCGCAAGCTCAAGCCTGTCCTGGGCCCGAAGATCGACCGTCTCTGGGCCGTCTATCTCGCCGAATCCGACGCCGAGGGCAAGGCCGATATCGAGCAGATGTTGGAACTACTGGCGGCCAGACATCTGGGACATGATTATCAACCGGACCGCTCGCCGTTCCCGCCACCGGACAGGCGGTTCGCCGAATCCGGCGACATCCGACTTGGCGTTGTGTCCTACGGCCGGCGCCAATTGTACCCGTTCACGGTACGCAGCGGCCGCCTGAAGGAGCACCTGCTGATCGCCGGCAGGAGTGGGTCGGGTAAGACCAACCTGACCTTCGTTTTGATGCAAGGGATCATGGCCGGTGGGATCAAGGTCCTGGCGCTCGACTGGAAACGGGGCTATCGTGACCTCTTGACTGTCCAGCCGGACTTGCACGTTCACACCATCGGCCGGGATGTTTCGCCCTTTCGTTTCAACCCACTGATCCCGCCGCCGGGCTGCGAACCCAATGTCTGGATCAAGCTCATCGTCGACGTGATCGCCTCGGCTTACCTCGGAGGCGAAGGCGTAATCAGTCTGCTCGTCGCCGGTCTGGACAAGCTGTTTCGCGAGGCCGGCGTGTACGATCATCTGGTGACCCGCTGGCCCACGATTGCGGACCTGCTGGCGTGGCTCCAGACCGTCAAGCTCCGGGGCCGCGCGGCCCTATGGCAGGCCTCGGCCGAGAGGATCCTGCTGGCGATGACCTACGGCGAGTTCGGCTCGGTCGTCCAGACCCAGGACAACGCGCACGTGCGCGACCTGCTCTATCACAACGTGGTATTGGAGATGGACGGCCTGTCGAGTAATTCCGATCGAACGATGTTCTCCGAGGCACTGACGCTGTACCTCTACCGGTACCGGCTCGCCCAGGGCCCCCAGGACAAACTGACCAACGTGATCGTTCTGGAGGAGGCCCACAACCTGCTCTTGGCCAAGCAGGCCGGGGCCAAGGAATCGGTCCTGGAAACGTCGATTCGAATGATCCGCCAGTATGGCATGGGCTACGTGTTTGTGGACCAGTCGGCCTCGATGCTGAGCAAGGTGGCCTTTGCCAACAGTTATGGCACCATCGCCCTGAGCCAGAAGCTCCGCGCCGATGTGCAGACGATCTCCGGGGCCATGAACCTGACCGATGAGCAGAGAGAGGCCCTCAATACCTTGCCGGTCGGTACGGCGATCGTTCGTCTGGCCGATGAATTCCCGGAGCCGTTTTTGATCGAGGTCCCGCGCTTTCCCATCCAGGAAGGCTCGGTTTCGGATGAAATGGTCCGCTACAAGATGGCTGGCTATATCACCGATTCCGGACCGAATAGGGCGTCCCAAGCCACAGGCCAGGCGGTTCCGCCTGTTCCGCCGCCAGACAAAATAGAAACAACACATTCAATCCAAGAGAATCCCCACCCACCATCCCCCAGAGGATCACCTGTCACAGACAACGTTCCTATTGATCCTGGAACCAATCCACCCAATGAGAAGGTCGAGACCTCCCGTGAGGAGATCCGGTTCCTGGCCGACGTGGCGGCCAGACCGCTGTCGACCACCGTGTCCCGTTACCAACGCCTGAACCTCTCGCGTCGCAAAGGCAACGCCATCCGCCAGCACCTCGACAGTGCCGGCCTGATCGAATCGGTGGTCCTGGCCACGCGCTCCGGTCAGGTCGTATTGTACCAACTGACCGATGCCGGCCGCGCCGTGTGTCGTGATGCAGACATCAATCCGGGCGCCAGATCCCGCGCGAGTCTGGAGCACCGGTACTGGACCCGCCAGGCCTACGCCTACTTTGAGAATGAGGGCTATCAAGTGACGGCCGAACATCATATCGACGGCAATGGGGCGGTCGATCTGCTGGCTGAGCGGCCCGGAGAGCGCATTGCCGTAGAAGTGGAGACGGGCAAATCGGACATCAAGGCCAACCTGGCCAAGGTCCGGGACGCCGGTTTTGACAGGATCGTTCTGGTCGCGACCTCGCCGGCCGCCGTGGGGACCTGTCAAAAGGCGTTGGCCGATGCCGGCCTGCCGATCCCCGTCGAACTGATGACCTGGCTGGATCTATAGCTGCCCGCGATAGGTTCGCTGGTACGCCTGTTGCCACCCTTGGAAGGGGCTGATGCTACGGTCGTACGTGAGACGGTCCACGATCCGTTGCTGCCAGTCTGGGCCGTAGAGATCGTCTGGATAGAGAAAGATCGCCGCAGCG
Proteins encoded in this window:
- a CDS encoding ATP-binding protein, giving the protein MTRVQDLCRKLKPVLGPKIDRLWAVYLAESDAEGKADIEQMLELLAARHLGHDYQPDRSPFPPPDRRFAESGDIRLGVVSYGRRQLYPFTVRSGRLKEHLLIAGRSGSGKTNLTFVLMQGIMAGGIKVLALDWKRGYRDLLTVQPDLHVHTIGRDVSPFRFNPLIPPPGCEPNVWIKLIVDVIASAYLGGEGVISLLVAGLDKLFREAGVYDHLVTRWPTIADLLAWLQTVKLRGRAALWQASAERILLAMTYGEFGSVVQTQDNAHVRDLLYHNVVLEMDGLSSNSDRTMFSEALTLYLYRYRLAQGPQDKLTNVIVLEEAHNLLLAKQAGAKESVLETSIRMIRQYGMGYVFVDQSASMLSKVAFANSYGTIALSQKLRADVQTISGAMNLTDEQREALNTLPVGTAIVRLADEFPEPFLIEVPRFPIQEGSVSDEMVRYKMAGYITDSGPNRASQATGQAVPPVPPPDKIETTHSIQENPHPPSPRGSPVTDNVPIDPGTNPPNEKVETSREEIRFLADVAARPLSTTVSRYQRLNLSRRKGNAIRQHLDSAGLIESVVLATRSGQVVLYQLTDAGRAVCRDADINPGARSRASLEHRYWTRQAYAYFENEGYQVTAEHHIDGNGAVDLLAERPGERIAVEVETGKSDIKANLAKVRDAGFDRIVLVATSPAAVGTCQKALADAGLPIPVELMTWLDL